One window from the genome of Bacillus rossius redtenbacheri isolate Brsri chromosome 12, Brsri_v3, whole genome shotgun sequence encodes:
- the LOC134537682 gene encoding small ribosomal subunit protein uS7m isoform X1 produces the protein MASGRTLCKIREKYVIFLKPPLDKSYWQNAVGRFYSMYAPYFVEPVFKKEKQEQLKEDGELDKITHVPIRAALNDQTCSVFHDELVRKFTNYVMKSGQKALARELVEKAFENVKRIQLERYNTCPNPEDKEQIETNPLNVMYKAVANIKPLLQLSPIKRGGVTYQVPVPITEKRSNFIAMKWLIEAANDKERRVHFPEKLAWELLDAAKNQGRVVKKKLDLHRQCEANRAYAHYRWS, from the exons atggctTCCGGTAGGACACTTTgtaaaatacgtgaaaagtacgTAATATTCTTGAAACCACCTCTTGACAAAAG TTATTGGCAAAATGCAGTTGGAAGGTTCTACAGTATGTATGCCCCTTATTTTGTTGAGCCTGTCTTCAAGAAGGAGAAACAAGAGCAGCTGAAAGAAGATGGCGAGTTGGATAAAATAACTCATGTGCCAATCAGAGCAGCCTTGAATGATCAGACTTGTTCTGTTTTCCATGATGAACTAGTAAG AAAGTTTACTAATTATGTAATGAAATCTGGACAGAAGGCACTGGCACGTGAGTTAGTTGAAAAG GCGTTTGAAAATGTCAAGCGAATCCAGTTGGAACGTTACAACACATGTCCTAATCCAGAGGACAAAGAACAGATTGAGACAAACCCCCTCAATGTCATGTACAAGGCTGTGGCGAATATAAAACCACTGCTGCAGCTTTCCCCAATCAAACGAGGTGGAGTTACTTATCAG GTTCCTGTTCCAATAACTGAGAAGCGCTCAAACTTCATTGCGATGAAGTGGCTCATTGAAGCTGCCAATGACAAGGAACGCAGAGTCCATTTCCCTGAGAAATTAGCTTGGGAATTGTTAGATGCAGCGAAAAATCAA GGTCGAGTAGTCAAGAAAAAGCTGGATCTGCATCGGCAGTGTGAAGCGAACCGTGCCTATGCACACTACCGATGGAGCTGA
- the LOC134537682 gene encoding small ribosomal subunit protein uS7m isoform X2 produces MYAPYFVEPVFKKEKQEQLKEDGELDKITHVPIRAALNDQTCSVFHDELVRKFTNYVMKSGQKALARELVEKAFENVKRIQLERYNTCPNPEDKEQIETNPLNVMYKAVANIKPLLQLSPIKRGGVTYQVPVPITEKRSNFIAMKWLIEAANDKERRVHFPEKLAWELLDAAKNQGRVVKKKLDLHRQCEANRAYAHYRWS; encoded by the exons ATGTATGCCCCTTATTTTGTTGAGCCTGTCTTCAAGAAGGAGAAACAAGAGCAGCTGAAAGAAGATGGCGAGTTGGATAAAATAACTCATGTGCCAATCAGAGCAGCCTTGAATGATCAGACTTGTTCTGTTTTCCATGATGAACTAGTAAG AAAGTTTACTAATTATGTAATGAAATCTGGACAGAAGGCACTGGCACGTGAGTTAGTTGAAAAG GCGTTTGAAAATGTCAAGCGAATCCAGTTGGAACGTTACAACACATGTCCTAATCCAGAGGACAAAGAACAGATTGAGACAAACCCCCTCAATGTCATGTACAAGGCTGTGGCGAATATAAAACCACTGCTGCAGCTTTCCCCAATCAAACGAGGTGGAGTTACTTATCAG GTTCCTGTTCCAATAACTGAGAAGCGCTCAAACTTCATTGCGATGAAGTGGCTCATTGAAGCTGCCAATGACAAGGAACGCAGAGTCCATTTCCCTGAGAAATTAGCTTGGGAATTGTTAGATGCAGCGAAAAATCAA GGTCGAGTAGTCAAGAAAAAGCTGGATCTGCATCGGCAGTGTGAAGCGAACCGTGCCTATGCACACTACCGATGGAGCTGA